From a single Spongiibacter taiwanensis genomic region:
- a CDS encoding NfeD family protein, with protein MSWLNAHIAYWHWMVLGLLLVASEIFVPSFVLLWFGASAVAVGLIIAVVDLHFAVQLAIWAVLSCLDLFIWFKYVHPKMKNKSLAGMAREQIVAQEGMVISKGAKFGHGVMRFSVPMLGSEEWSFICNDPIEVGDKVRVEELSGNKLIVSHVESSR; from the coding sequence ATGTCTTGGTTAAACGCGCATATCGCATATTGGCACTGGATGGTGCTGGGACTGCTATTGGTCGCGAGCGAAATTTTTGTCCCCAGTTTTGTGCTGCTTTGGTTTGGCGCCAGCGCCGTCGCAGTGGGTTTGATTATCGCCGTGGTCGATTTGCACTTTGCGGTGCAGCTGGCGATTTGGGCGGTGCTGTCCTGCCTGGACCTGTTTATCTGGTTTAAATACGTCCACCCCAAAATGAAAAACAAGTCTCTGGCCGGCATGGCCCGGGAGCAAATCGTTGCTCAGGAAGGGATGGTGATTAGCAAAGGCGCCAAGTTTGGTCACGGGGTCATGCGCTTTTCGGTGCCGATGTTGGGTAGTGAAGAATGGTCTTTTATCTGCAACGACCCCATCGAAGTGGGCGACAAAGTGCGGGTTGAGGAACTGTCTGGCAATAAATTGATTGTGTCCCACGTCGAGTCGTCCCGTTAG
- a CDS encoding YgiQ family radical SAM protein: MSPTPLFNYRRYWAECFGTAEFLPTSRAEMDALGWDSCDIIIVTGDAYVDHPSFGMAVIGRVLEAQGFRVGIIAQPDWQSAEPFKALGQPNLFFGVAAGNMDSMINRYTADRRLRHDDAYSPDNVGGKRPDRAVIVYSQRCREAYKDTPIVLGSIEASLRRIAHYDYWSDKVRRSVLLDARADILLYGNAERAIVDVAHRLSRGEAIADLQDLRGTAFLRKSVPAGWTEIDSSHVDLPGKVDPIISPYVDTNATEACSTAQEDAAPALADTVQAVRILDPRVARKAGADSDTTVIRLPDYETVKRDPVSYAHAARVLHLETNPGNARALVQRHGDQQVWLNPPPIPLTTEELDWVFELPYQRRPHPCYGDARIPAYEMIRFSVNIMRGCFGGCSFCSITEHEGRIIQSRSEDSIVKEVEKIRDMTPAFTGVVSDLGGPTANMWRLNCKSKEIEENCRRLSCVYPGICKNLDTDQSPLIGLYRRVRELDGVKKVLIASGLRYDLAVETPAYVKELVTHHVGGYLKIAPEHSEDSPLSKMMKPGMGSYDRFKAMFDKFSKQAGKEQYLIPYFIAAHPGTRDEDMMNLALWLKRNGFRADQVQAFYPSPMANATAMYYSGKNPLRKVTRKSEDVFSAKGLKQRRLHKAYLRYHDPEGWPAIRESLLSMGRKDLIGYGKRHLVPPRQPANWVPKKKQPKSAPGKGRLLTQHSGLPPRKTQ; encoded by the coding sequence ATGTCCCCAACACCCCTGTTCAATTACCGCCGTTACTGGGCCGAGTGTTTCGGCACCGCTGAATTTCTGCCAACCAGTCGCGCAGAAATGGACGCTCTGGGCTGGGACAGTTGCGACATCATCATTGTCACTGGCGATGCTTATGTCGATCACCCCAGCTTTGGTATGGCGGTCATCGGCCGGGTACTTGAGGCCCAAGGCTTCCGCGTTGGCATTATCGCCCAGCCCGACTGGCAATCCGCTGAGCCATTTAAAGCACTGGGCCAGCCGAATCTGTTCTTTGGCGTTGCGGCCGGCAACATGGACTCCATGATCAATCGGTACACCGCCGACCGCCGCCTGCGCCATGACGACGCCTACTCGCCGGACAATGTCGGCGGCAAGCGGCCTGACCGGGCAGTCATTGTCTACTCCCAGCGCTGCCGGGAGGCCTATAAAGACACCCCCATCGTGCTTGGCTCCATTGAGGCCAGCCTGCGCCGGATCGCCCATTACGATTATTGGAGCGATAAAGTCCGCCGTTCAGTTCTCCTCGATGCCCGCGCTGACATTCTGCTCTACGGCAACGCCGAACGGGCGATCGTTGACGTCGCTCACCGACTATCCCGGGGAGAAGCCATTGCCGACCTTCAGGATTTGCGCGGCACCGCTTTTTTGCGCAAGTCCGTCCCCGCCGGATGGACCGAGATCGACTCAAGCCATGTGGATTTACCGGGCAAAGTCGATCCAATCATCAGCCCCTATGTGGATACCAACGCCACCGAGGCTTGCAGCACCGCCCAGGAAGATGCCGCACCCGCCCTGGCAGACACGGTGCAAGCTGTGCGTATTCTCGACCCACGGGTTGCGCGCAAAGCCGGCGCCGATAGTGACACCACCGTGATCCGGCTACCGGATTACGAAACGGTGAAGCGCGATCCGGTCAGTTATGCCCACGCTGCCCGGGTCCTCCATCTGGAGACCAACCCCGGCAACGCTCGGGCGCTGGTGCAGCGCCACGGCGACCAACAGGTATGGCTCAATCCACCGCCGATTCCACTGACCACCGAAGAGCTGGATTGGGTGTTTGAGCTGCCCTACCAGCGCCGCCCCCATCCATGCTATGGCGATGCCCGCATCCCGGCCTACGAGATGATCCGCTTCTCGGTGAATATCATGCGGGGCTGTTTTGGTGGCTGTAGCTTCTGCTCAATCACCGAGCACGAAGGCCGTATCATCCAAAGTCGCTCTGAAGACTCCATCGTTAAAGAGGTGGAGAAAATTCGGGACATGACACCGGCCTTTACCGGTGTGGTCTCGGATCTCGGTGGTCCCACCGCCAATATGTGGCGGCTCAACTGCAAGAGCAAGGAGATCGAGGAAAATTGCCGCAGGCTCTCCTGCGTGTATCCCGGCATCTGTAAAAACCTCGACACAGACCAGAGCCCGCTGATTGGTCTGTATCGTCGGGTGCGCGAATTGGACGGCGTGAAAAAGGTACTGATTGCCTCGGGCCTGCGTTACGACCTGGCGGTGGAAACCCCGGCCTATGTCAAAGAGCTGGTCACCCATCATGTCGGCGGTTACCTGAAAATTGCCCCGGAACACTCTGAAGATTCGCCCCTGTCAAAAATGATGAAACCCGGCATGGGCAGCTACGACCGCTTCAAAGCCATGTTTGATAAGTTCTCCAAACAAGCGGGCAAAGAACAGTATCTCATCCCCTATTTTATCGCCGCTCACCCCGGCACCCGGGACGAGGACATGATGAACCTCGCGCTGTGGTTAAAGCGTAATGGCTTCAGGGCTGATCAGGTACAGGCCTTCTATCCCTCACCAATGGCTAACGCCACAGCAATGTACTATTCCGGGAAAAACCCCCTGCGCAAAGTCACACGCAAAAGTGAGGATGTGTTTAGTGCAAAAGGCTTAAAGCAGCGCCGCCTGCACAAAGCCTACCTGCGTTACCACGATCCGGAGGGATGGCCGGCGATCCGTGAGTCCCTGCTCAGCATGGGTCGCAAAGATCTCATCGGCTATGGAAAGCGGCATCTGGTCCCGCCCAGACAACCGGCAAACTGGGTACCCAAGAAAAAGCAGCCCAAATCTGCACCGGGCAAGGGCCGCTTGCTAACTCAACACAGCGGACTTCCACCGAGAAAAACGCAATAA
- a CDS encoding SPFH domain-containing protein has translation MESLAVTGALLFMVVVTISMGVRTVPQGSKYIVQRLGKYHSTLAPGLNFIIPYVDTVAYKITTKDIVLDIPSQEVITEDNAVIIANAVAYINIVSPEKAVYGVEDYTLAIQNLVQTSLRSIIGEMALDAALSSRDQIKAKLKAAISDDIADWGITLKTVEIQDISPSPTMQQAMEEQAAAERQRRAAVTKAEGEKQAAILEAEGRLEASKRDAQAQVVLARASGAAIEAISAAVKGEELPALFLLGEKYADALVELSSSSNAKTVVLPADLPQALKGILNKA, from the coding sequence ATGGAAAGTCTCGCAGTAACCGGTGCTTTGCTGTTCATGGTGGTGGTCACCATTTCAATGGGTGTGCGCACGGTGCCCCAGGGCAGCAAATATATTGTGCAGCGTCTGGGCAAGTACCACTCCACCCTGGCGCCAGGTTTGAATTTTATTATTCCTTACGTGGACACCGTGGCCTATAAGATCACGACCAAGGATATTGTCCTGGATATCCCTTCCCAGGAAGTTATCACTGAGGACAACGCGGTGATCATTGCCAACGCGGTGGCCTATATCAACATTGTATCGCCAGAAAAGGCGGTGTACGGGGTGGAGGATTACACTCTGGCCATTCAGAATCTGGTACAAACTTCGCTTCGTTCCATCATCGGCGAGATGGCCCTGGACGCGGCGCTGTCCTCCCGAGACCAGATCAAAGCCAAATTGAAGGCGGCAATTTCTGACGATATTGCCGACTGGGGAATTACCCTGAAGACGGTGGAAATTCAGGACATCAGTCCCTCGCCAACCATGCAACAGGCGATGGAGGAGCAGGCGGCGGCCGAGCGCCAGCGGCGGGCGGCAGTCACCAAAGCCGAGGGCGAAAAGCAGGCTGCCATTCTGGAGGCAGAAGGGCGGCTAGAGGCTTCCAAGCGGGATGCCCAGGCGCAGGTTGTGCTGGCGCGGGCCAGCGGCGCGGCGATTGAGGCGATCTCGGCGGCGGTGAAGGGAGAAGAGTTGCCGGCGTTGTTTTTGCTGGGCGAGAAATATGCAGATGCCCTGGTGGAGCTGTCCAGCTCCAGCAATGCGAAAACGGTTGTGTTGCCCGCAGACCTGCCCCAGGCGCTCAAGGGCATTTTGAACAAGGCGTAG
- a CDS encoding cold-shock protein, giving the protein MSKSTGKVKWFNETKGFGFIEQDSGPDVFVHFSAISGTGFKTLAEGQAVEFDVQTGQKGPQAANVTVL; this is encoded by the coding sequence ATGTCTAAAAGCACTGGCAAAGTGAAGTGGTTCAACGAAACTAAAGGCTTCGGCTTTATCGAGCAGGATTCAGGCCCAGACGTTTTTGTTCACTTCAGCGCCATCAGCGGTACTGGCTTCAAAACCCTGGCCGAAGGCCAAGCGGTAGAATTCGACGTTCAAACTGGTCAGAAAGGTCCTCAAGCGGCCAACGTCACTGTCCTCTGA
- the purU gene encoding formyltetrahydrofolate deformylase: MEHTLRLVISCPDRVGIVARVSQYVAEQGGWLTEANYHADAESNWFFMRNEIRAASLTHGVDAFCEGFKEIAGSYDMEWQLVDSNIKRKVVILASHASHCIADILHRWHSGELDCDIPCVISNHENLRSMVEWHGIPFEYVPVTPETKVEAQLKIMRLTLAAQADCVVLARYMQIIPPEFCQAFPGRMINIHHSFLPSFIGANPYQKAFDRGVKLIGATSHYVTETLDEGPIIEQDVIRVNHRHSKDDMVRLGKDVEKAVLARALRNHLEDRVLVHGNKTVVFD, from the coding sequence ATGGAGCATACTTTAAGACTGGTTATCAGTTGTCCCGACCGGGTTGGTATTGTCGCGCGGGTGAGCCAGTATGTTGCCGAGCAAGGCGGATGGCTAACGGAAGCGAATTATCACGCTGACGCCGAAAGTAACTGGTTTTTCATGCGCAATGAAATTCGCGCAGCGTCATTGACCCACGGTGTTGATGCCTTTTGCGAAGGCTTTAAAGAGATTGCCGGCTCCTATGACATGGAGTGGCAGCTGGTGGATTCCAATATCAAACGTAAAGTCGTCATTCTGGCCAGCCACGCTTCCCATTGCATTGCCGATATTCTGCACCGGTGGCACAGCGGTGAGCTGGACTGCGACATTCCCTGCGTCATTAGTAACCACGAAAACCTGCGCAGTATGGTGGAGTGGCACGGTATTCCCTTTGAATATGTGCCGGTTACTCCCGAGACGAAAGTTGAGGCCCAACTCAAGATTATGCGGCTCACCCTGGCTGCCCAAGCCGACTGCGTGGTGCTGGCCCGCTACATGCAAATCATTCCGCCGGAGTTTTGTCAGGCGTTTCCGGGCCGAATGATCAATATTCACCACAGTTTCCTGCCGTCATTTATTGGTGCCAATCCCTATCAAAAGGCCTTTGATCGTGGGGTGAAGCTTATCGGTGCAACCAGCCATTACGTGACTGAGACCCTCGACGAAGGCCCCATCATCGAGCAGGATGTGATTCGGGTGAACCACCGACACAGCAAGGATGATATGGTGCGTTTGGGGAAAGACGTGGAAAAGGCGGTACTCGCTCGTGCCCTGCGCAATCACCTGGAAGATCGCGTGCTAGTTCACGGGAATAAAACGGTAGTGTTTGATTAG